The following coding sequences are from one Streptomyces sp. V3I7 window:
- a CDS encoding IS481 family transposase yields the protein MSHRNARLTVHGRRLLVERVCAGRPVAHVAAEMGISRATAHKWVRRWRAEGESGLHDRSSRPRTTPHRTPAMVEAHVCQLRQARKLGPARIGPVLGMPASTVHRILVRHGLNRLAHLDRPTSEVIRRYERDRPGELVHVDVKKLGRIPDGGGHKVLGRQAGRVRRSSMGFDYVHSAVDDHSRLAYSEIHPDEKADTCAGFLRRAAAFFATCGIEHIERVLTDNAWPYRKSFAWRQALADLGAAGKLTRIYRPQTNGKVERFNRTLLDEWAYLRPYISNTERAEALPDFLHTYNHHRCHTALGGQPPISRVNNAAGQYT from the coding sequence GTGTCCCACCGTAATGCCCGGCTGACCGTTCACGGCAGGCGGCTTCTCGTTGAACGTGTCTGCGCAGGTCGCCCCGTTGCGCATGTCGCGGCGGAGATGGGCATCTCGCGGGCCACGGCTCACAAGTGGGTCCGCCGCTGGCGGGCAGAGGGCGAGTCGGGCCTGCACGACCGTTCCAGCAGGCCGCGGACGACACCCCACCGCACGCCCGCGATGGTGGAGGCCCACGTGTGCCAACTGCGTCAGGCCCGCAAGCTCGGCCCGGCCCGCATCGGCCCCGTCCTGGGCATGCCCGCCTCGACCGTGCACCGCATCCTGGTCCGCCATGGCCTGAATCGCCTGGCCCATCTTGACCGGCCCACGAGTGAGGTCATCCGCCGCTACGAACGCGACCGCCCCGGCGAGCTCGTCCACGTCGACGTCAAGAAACTCGGCCGGATCCCGGACGGCGGCGGTCACAAGGTCCTGGGCCGCCAGGCAGGCCGTGTCCGACGCAGCAGCATGGGCTTCGACTACGTCCACTCCGCCGTCGACGACCACAGCCGTCTCGCCTACAGCGAGATCCACCCGGACGAGAAGGCCGACACCTGCGCAGGCTTCCTCCGCCGGGCCGCAGCCTTCTTCGCCACCTGCGGCATCGAGCACATCGAACGCGTTCTGACCGACAACGCCTGGCCCTACCGCAAAAGCTTCGCCTGGCGGCAAGCCCTGGCCGACCTCGGTGCGGCCGGCAAGCTCACCCGCATCTACCGGCCGCAGACCAACGGCAAGGTCGAACGCTTCAACCGCACACTGCTCGACGAATGGGCCTACCTGCGGCCCTACATCAGCAACACCGAACGCGCCGAAGCCCTGCCAGACTTCCTCCACACCTACAACCACCACCGCTGCCACACCGCACTCGGCGGCCAACCACCCATCAGCCGCGTGAACAACGCTGCGGGTCAATACACCTAG
- a CDS encoding GNAT family N-acetyltransferase: protein MHSSTRIRLIEPTDAAPIAAHRVRDVEAFRPWEPVQPDDFFTPEGQAERIDRLLAGYRAGTVWPGVVLADDQVIGQVTVGGILPQPHLRRGSVGYWIASVAQNQGHAGRAVGLVLQVMTDKLGLHRAEASTNLENLPSQRVLRRNGFSPYGVAHSSIFLDGRWRDGLLWERLLGN from the coding sequence ATGCACAGCAGCACCAGGATCCGCCTGATCGAGCCCACCGACGCCGCCCCGATCGCAGCGCATCGGGTGCGGGACGTCGAGGCCTTTCGGCCATGGGAACCGGTCCAGCCGGACGACTTCTTCACCCCGGAGGGCCAGGCGGAGCGGATCGACAGGCTACTGGCCGGATACCGGGCCGGCACGGTCTGGCCAGGCGTGGTACTTGCCGACGACCAGGTGATCGGGCAGGTCACCGTCGGAGGCATCCTGCCACAGCCGCACCTGCGCCGCGGCTCCGTCGGATACTGGATCGCCAGTGTCGCCCAGAATCAAGGCCACGCCGGGCGCGCTGTCGGGCTCGTACTCCAAGTGATGACCGACAAACTCGGGTTACACCGCGCCGAGGCGTCCACCAATCTGGAGAATCTGCCGTCGCAGCGGGTGCTGCGTCGCAACGGGTTCAGCCCGTACGGCGTCGCGCACTCCTCGATCTTTCTCGACGGGCGCTGGCGGGACGGGCTGCTGTGGGAGCGGCTCCTCGGCAACTAG
- a CDS encoding Ku protein — protein sequence MTRAIWSGAISFGLVTVPVQVATATADHSVRFHQYHLSDQGRIRYRKVCELEDREIPEGEIGKGYELTKARIIPISDEELHDLPLPTARAIEIVTFVSWASIDPIRIGEGYYLAAREQLAAKPYRLLVEALRRSSRVAVVKWAWHGRERLGLLRVREDALVMHVMHWPDEIRDPSELVPPPVEVSDAEIDGALTLMDAMAVDSLEGPEFGDRYTEALEQVIDAKREDRPPPEAPEPAAGPGTVLDLMAALQESVAKAQAARGEAPEQKRTAARKRPAKKTAPTRRGS from the coding sequence ATGACCCGAGCCATCTGGTCCGGAGCCATCTCGTTCGGCCTGGTCACCGTGCCGGTCCAGGTGGCCACCGCAACCGCCGACCACAGCGTCCGCTTTCACCAGTACCACTTGTCTGATCAGGGCCGGATCCGCTACCGCAAGGTGTGCGAGCTGGAGGATCGCGAGATCCCTGAAGGCGAGATCGGCAAGGGGTACGAGCTGACGAAGGCGCGAATCATCCCGATCAGCGACGAAGAGCTGCACGATCTGCCGCTGCCGACGGCCAGGGCGATCGAGATCGTCACCTTCGTCTCGTGGGCGTCCATCGATCCGATACGGATCGGGGAGGGCTACTACCTGGCGGCACGCGAGCAGTTGGCCGCCAAGCCGTACCGGCTGCTGGTCGAGGCGCTGCGCCGCTCCTCACGGGTGGCGGTCGTGAAGTGGGCGTGGCACGGCCGCGAGCGCCTCGGCTTGCTCCGGGTCCGCGAGGACGCGCTCGTCATGCACGTCATGCACTGGCCCGACGAGATCCGCGACCCGTCCGAGCTGGTGCCGCCGCCGGTCGAGGTGAGCGACGCAGAGATCGACGGGGCCCTCACCCTCATGGACGCGATGGCCGTCGACAGCCTCGAAGGGCCTGAGTTCGGCGACCGGTACACCGAGGCGCTGGAACAGGTCATCGACGCGAAGCGCGAGGACCGTCCGCCGCCCGAAGCACCCGAGCCGGCTGCCGGACCGGGCACGGTGCTGGATCTCATGGCGGCGCTCCAGGAGAGCGTGGCCAAGGCGCAGGCCGCGCGCGGCGAAGCACCCGAGCAGAAGAGAACGGCCGCGCGGAAGCGGCCGGCCAAGAAGACGGCGCCGACTCGGAGAGGCAGCTAG
- a CDS encoding RNA polymerase sigma factor, giving the protein MTSADEHDFDVIEPAELPTDFEAFFSQHMGEFIRVAGARTRNPHDADEVLMDAAVVMYRKWERILAHPNPIALAHRILEGAIVDFYRRRARTADREVSYGELTYADVPTADDLLLLRGHDRLDRALAELEQRAPLQASCVRLRYLAELGFAEIAARLDITSNAAKANVHLGLKNLNRLIDLPDSGKGKS; this is encoded by the coding sequence GTGACCAGTGCCGACGAGCACGACTTCGACGTGATCGAACCCGCTGAACTCCCGACCGACTTCGAGGCGTTCTTCAGCCAGCACATGGGCGAATTCATCAGGGTCGCGGGCGCTCGCACGCGCAACCCGCACGACGCGGACGAGGTGCTCATGGACGCGGCTGTGGTGATGTACCGCAAATGGGAGCGGATCCTGGCGCATCCCAACCCGATTGCGCTCGCCCACCGCATACTCGAAGGCGCCATCGTCGACTTCTACCGCCGACGTGCCCGCACCGCCGACCGGGAGGTCAGCTACGGCGAACTCACCTACGCCGACGTGCCCACCGCAGACGATCTGCTGCTGCTACGCGGCCACGACCGCCTGGACCGCGCCCTGGCCGAACTCGAGCAGCGCGCTCCGCTTCAGGCGAGCTGTGTCCGCCTGCGCTACCTCGCCGAACTCGGCTTCGCTGAGATCGCTGCCCGCCTGGACATCACGTCCAACGCTGCCAAGGCCAACGTTCACCTGGGCCTGAAAAACCTCAATCGCCTCATCGACCTCCCGGATTCGGGGAAAGGGAAGTCCTGA